The Aeromicrobium senzhongii genome includes a window with the following:
- a CDS encoding iron chelate uptake ABC transporter family permease subunit, translated as MPTETATRVSPGLNPWTRVAIAGAIALTVIAGFLFADTHGYADFVVPLRVRRLVALVLVGWAIALSTVLFQTVTGNRILTPALMGFDALYVLVQTVVVFAFSASLLNATDTRLQFVLETLLMLGFALTLFRWLFSSGRYELHVLILVGMVFATLFRSIAAFLQRLIDPSEFQVLQNLMFASFTTVDEDLVWVTAAVVAVATVLVVRRLRVYDVLALGAGPATSLGVDHRRETTRVLALVAVLVSGSTALVGPITFFGLLVAHLAYQLAGTHRHAVVLPMAGLSAVICLVGGQFVLERLLEVTTTLSVVIELVGGLTFIALLIRRARRNLA; from the coding sequence GTGCCGACTGAGACAGCCACCCGGGTCTCCCCGGGACTGAACCCGTGGACCCGGGTCGCGATCGCCGGGGCCATCGCCCTCACCGTGATCGCGGGCTTCCTGTTCGCCGACACTCACGGCTACGCCGACTTCGTCGTGCCGCTGCGGGTGCGGCGCCTCGTCGCGCTGGTCCTGGTCGGCTGGGCGATCGCCCTGTCGACCGTGCTGTTCCAGACGGTCACGGGCAACCGCATCCTCACCCCGGCACTGATGGGGTTCGACGCGCTCTACGTCCTGGTCCAGACGGTCGTCGTCTTCGCGTTCTCCGCCTCGCTGCTCAACGCCACGGACACGCGCCTGCAGTTCGTCCTCGAGACGCTGCTGATGCTGGGCTTCGCGCTGACCCTGTTCCGCTGGCTGTTCTCGTCCGGACGCTACGAGCTGCACGTGCTGATCCTGGTCGGCATGGTCTTCGCGACGTTGTTCCGCAGCATCGCGGCCTTCCTCCAGCGACTGATCGATCCCAGCGAGTTCCAGGTGCTGCAGAACCTGATGTTCGCCTCGTTCACCACCGTCGACGAGGACCTGGTGTGGGTCACCGCCGCGGTCGTCGCCGTCGCCACCGTTCTTGTGGTCCGCCGGCTGCGGGTCTACGACGTGCTCGCTCTGGGAGCAGGACCGGCCACCAGCCTCGGCGTCGACCACCGCCGCGAGACCACGCGGGTGCTGGCGCTCGTCGCCGTCCTCGTCTCGGGCTCGACGGCGCTGGTCGGCCCGATCACCTTCTTCGGCCTGCTCGTCGCCCACCTCGCCTACCAGCTGGCCGGCACCCATCGGCACGCCGTCGTCCTGCCGATGGCCGGCCTGTCCGCCGTGATCTGCCTCGTGGGCGGGCAGTTCGTGCTCGAGCGCCTGCTCGAGGTGACCACCACCTTGTCCGTCGTCATCGAGCTCGTCGGCGGCCTCACCTTCATCGCCCTGTTGATCCGTCGCGCCAGGAGGAACCTCGCATGA
- a CDS encoding SDR family NAD(P)-dependent oxidoreductase → MEQKTIVITGASDGVGAAAAQALSDHGHRVAIVGRDPDKTRTVAEELGVPFHLADYADLAQVRRLGAELAEAYPRIDVLANNAGALTDHRTMTVDGFEKTFQVNHLAGFLLTQLLLPQLIESRATVIQTASIAARLFSDFDIDDLQNTRHDGGQRAYGNTKLENILFTRELDRRHRDQGISAAAFHPGLVGSNFAHGTKSPLNFVYHTPMVSKLFTISPERGAEQLVWLATSTPGTDWERGQYYEKKKPAKSAPEAHDGELGRRLWDESMRMVAPL, encoded by the coding sequence ATGGAGCAGAAGACGATCGTCATCACCGGAGCCAGCGACGGGGTCGGCGCCGCGGCCGCTCAAGCTCTCAGCGATCACGGTCATCGGGTGGCCATCGTGGGACGGGACCCGGACAAGACGCGCACCGTGGCCGAGGAGTTGGGAGTCCCGTTCCATCTCGCCGACTACGCCGACCTGGCCCAGGTCCGACGCCTCGGGGCAGAGCTCGCCGAGGCCTACCCGCGCATCGACGTCCTGGCGAACAACGCCGGCGCGTTGACGGACCACCGGACCATGACCGTGGACGGGTTCGAGAAGACCTTCCAGGTGAACCACCTCGCCGGGTTCCTCCTGACGCAACTGCTGCTTCCACAGCTGATCGAGAGCCGCGCCACCGTCATCCAGACCGCGTCGATCGCGGCGAGACTTTTCAGTGACTTCGACATCGACGACCTGCAGAACACGAGGCACGACGGAGGCCAGCGGGCGTACGGGAACACGAAGCTGGAGAACATCCTGTTCACCCGAGAGCTGGACCGGCGCCACCGCGACCAAGGGATCTCGGCCGCGGCGTTCCATCCCGGCCTGGTCGGCTCCAACTTCGCCCACGGCACGAAGTCGCCGCTGAACTTCGTCTACCACACGCCGATGGTGAGCAAGCTCTTCACGATCTCGCCCGAGCGCGGGGCGGAGCAGCTCGTCTGGCTCGCCACGTCGACGCCCGGCACGGACTGGGAGCGCGGTCAGTACTACGAGAAGAAGAAGCCCGCGAAGTCGGCGCCCGAGGCCCACGACGGCGAGCTCGGGCGGCGACTCTGGGATGAGTCGATGCGGATGGTCGCGCCGCTCTGA
- a CDS encoding AAA family ATPase, whose amino-acid sequence MTEQTDFIETFTAFLRDVVEQHGAAPHGPGELTTALTEHLGVDARELTAVTERLSRAQLVDADIALDLIDPEARVIGFGGRGHDLGFLGLVRGEHGPVDLGPVEYVSSPVGPNQDRQVVASAVRLLTFEGTALALLQRDANPEWGRSSPTLEIMAADRETTSAFLARLRTLMRENSVLRGQVLSFAGDEYGSSLGGVTFHERPTVPASAVVLPGESLRRIERHALAMGEFRDELLRAGQHLKRGILLYGPPGTGKTHTVRHLLSRSPGITAILLSGNTLGLVKEATQIARAMEPAIVVLEDCDLVAEDRDMVDSPDSMLFELLEALDGLDGDADVTFLMTTNRPDLLERALSQRPGRIDLAVEIPLPDLDARRALFALYADGLGFSAEALDLAADRAEGVTASFAKELVRRAVLSAAIAHRPPGDADLTVALDELLSDQDSFTRSLLASGPRSFEASPEADDWPDD is encoded by the coding sequence GTGACCGAGCAGACCGACTTCATCGAGACATTCACCGCGTTCCTGCGTGACGTGGTCGAGCAGCACGGTGCGGCGCCTCACGGCCCGGGCGAGCTGACGACGGCCCTGACCGAGCACCTCGGCGTGGATGCCCGAGAGCTGACGGCCGTCACCGAGCGGCTGAGCCGCGCCCAGCTGGTCGACGCGGACATCGCGCTCGATCTCATCGACCCGGAGGCTCGAGTGATCGGCTTCGGCGGCCGTGGACACGACCTCGGGTTCCTCGGCCTCGTGCGCGGCGAGCACGGCCCGGTCGACCTGGGACCGGTCGAGTACGTGAGTTCGCCGGTCGGCCCGAACCAGGATCGTCAGGTCGTGGCGAGCGCCGTTCGGCTGCTGACCTTCGAGGGCACGGCGCTCGCGCTGCTCCAACGGGACGCCAACCCCGAATGGGGCCGCTCGTCCCCCACCCTCGAGATCATGGCGGCCGACCGCGAGACCACCAGCGCGTTCCTGGCTCGCCTCCGCACGCTCATGCGCGAGAACAGCGTGCTGCGCGGGCAGGTCCTGTCCTTCGCCGGGGACGAGTACGGCTCGTCGCTGGGCGGGGTGACGTTCCATGAGCGACCCACCGTTCCCGCGTCCGCCGTCGTGCTGCCGGGTGAGTCGCTGCGCAGGATCGAGCGGCACGCCCTGGCGATGGGCGAGTTCCGTGACGAGCTGCTGCGCGCCGGCCAGCACCTCAAGCGCGGCATCCTGCTCTACGGCCCGCCCGGCACGGGCAAGACCCACACCGTCAGGCACCTGCTGAGTCGCTCCCCCGGCATCACCGCGATCCTGCTCAGCGGCAACACCCTGGGCCTGGTCAAGGAGGCGACGCAGATCGCCCGCGCGATGGAACCGGCCATCGTCGTCCTCGAGGACTGCGACCTCGTCGCCGAGGACCGCGACATGGTCGACTCGCCCGACTCGATGCTCTTCGAGCTGCTCGAAGCGCTGGACGGACTCGACGGGGACGCCGACGTCACCTTCCTCATGACGACGAACCGACCCGACCTGCTGGAGCGGGCGTTGTCGCAGCGTCCGGGCCGCATCGACCTGGCGGTGGAGATCCCCCTTCCGGACCTCGACGCCCGCCGTGCGCTCTTCGCCCTGTACGCCGACGGCCTGGGCTTCTCGGCCGAGGCGCTCGACCTCGCCGCCGACCGGGCCGAGGGCGTGACGGCGTCCTTCGCGAAGGAGCTGGTCCGACGCGCGGTGCTGTCGGCCGCGATCGCCCACCGGCCGCCCGGCGACGCGGATCTGACCGTTGCGCTCGACGAGCTGTTGTCCGACCAGGACTCCTTCACGAGGAGCCTGCTCGCGTCCGGGCCGCGCAGCTTCGAGGCCTCACCTGAGGCGGACGACTGGCCCGACGACTGA
- a CDS encoding cyclophilin-like fold protein has protein sequence MRTIAVSRVAVLVLAAVALPAVVAACGTSNGTPDGTNNSAAERSTAIRTPTTEAQENIMQIRITIGDERFTATLDDSAAADDLLAQLPVTIDMVDHGGVEKTGPLPSPLSLAGQPEGADPDVGDLGYYAPGRDLVLYYGDQSYFDGIVVLGRLDGDAAKRIAQLDGNVTARVEAG, from the coding sequence GTGAGGACCATCGCGGTCAGTCGCGTGGCGGTCCTCGTTCTGGCGGCTGTCGCCCTGCCTGCGGTGGTGGCGGCGTGCGGGACGTCCAACGGGACGCCGGACGGGACGAACAACAGCGCTGCGGAGCGTTCCACCGCCATCCGCACTCCCACCACCGAAGCCCAGGAGAACATCATGCAGATCCGCATCACCATCGGCGACGAACGATTCACCGCGACCCTCGACGACAGTGCAGCAGCGGACGATCTGCTGGCCCAGCTGCCCGTGACGATCGACATGGTCGACCACGGTGGTGTGGAGAAGACCGGTCCGCTGCCGTCGCCGCTGTCGTTGGCCGGCCAGCCCGAGGGAGCGGACCCGGACGTGGGGGACCTCGGCTACTACGCGCCCGGCCGTGACCTGGTCCTCTACTACGGCGACCAGTCCTACTTCGACGGCATCGTGGTCCTGGGGCGCCTCGACGGTGACGCCGCGAAGCGGATCGCGCAGCTCGACGGCAATGTCACCGCCAGGGTGGAAGCCGGGTGA
- a CDS encoding GNAT family N-acetyltransferase — protein sequence MPDRSAMTDIRTTRLLLRPWRQSDLEPWAAMNADPEVREHLGGPLTRSQSDSSVARFQADFAQRGYGWWAVEEQATGAFIGFAGLDQVDEHLPFSGVEIGWRLARSAWGQGYATEAAIATLTFAFESLDLREVLAITTVDNVRSQLVMQRIGMTRDPADDFDDASAPDGPPVRHVLYRITRPAP from the coding sequence GTGCCCGACCGCAGCGCCATGACCGACATCCGGACGACTCGCCTGCTGCTGCGCCCGTGGCGCCAGTCCGACCTCGAGCCGTGGGCCGCCATGAACGCCGACCCCGAGGTTCGAGAACACCTCGGCGGCCCGTTGACCCGGTCTCAGAGCGACTCCTCGGTCGCGAGGTTCCAAGCCGACTTCGCTCAGCGCGGCTACGGCTGGTGGGCGGTCGAGGAGCAGGCGACCGGTGCGTTCATCGGCTTCGCGGGACTGGATCAGGTCGATGAGCACCTGCCGTTCAGCGGCGTCGAGATCGGTTGGCGGTTGGCCCGCTCCGCGTGGGGCCAGGGCTACGCCACGGAAGCCGCAATCGCCACCCTCACTTTCGCCTTCGAGTCCCTCGACCTGCGTGAGGTCCTCGCCATCACCACCGTGGACAACGTCCGTTCGCAGCTCGTGATGCAGCGCATCGGCATGACCCGAGATCCGGCCGACGACTTCGACGACGCGAGTGCCCCGGACGGCCCACCGGTGCGCCACGTGCTCTACCGGATCACTCGGCCGGCGCCATGA
- a CDS encoding VOC family protein, protein MPITLENVGIAVRDLDAAIAFFTDLGLTELGRDTVSGEWAETAVGLDGNRVRIAMLQTPDGHGRLELFEYIHPDPIETEPTRPNEIGMHRVAFSVDDIDEALEIAARHGCHPLRGVATYEDIYKLTYVRGPSGIIVMLAEALQKS, encoded by the coding sequence ATGCCCATCACGCTCGAGAACGTCGGCATCGCCGTCCGCGACCTCGACGCCGCCATCGCCTTCTTCACCGACCTCGGGCTCACGGAACTCGGTCGTGACACCGTCAGCGGCGAGTGGGCCGAGACCGCCGTCGGCCTCGACGGGAACCGCGTGCGCATCGCGATGCTCCAGACGCCCGACGGCCACGGCCGCCTCGAGCTGTTCGAGTACATCCACCCCGACCCGATCGAGACCGAGCCGACCCGTCCGAACGAGATCGGCATGCACCGCGTGGCCTTCTCCGTCGACGACATCGACGAGGCCCTCGAGATCGCCGCGCGGCATGGGTGCCACCCGCTGCGCGGGGTCGCGACCTACGAGGACATCTACAAGCTCACCTACGTCCGCGGGCCCAGCGGCATCATCGTGATGCTCGCCGAGGCCCTCCAGAAGTCCTGA
- a CDS encoding YccF domain-containing protein: MRLLLNILWLVVSGFWMFLGYMVAGALWCITIIGIPFGIASFRIGLFALWPFGRTVVTKPTAGVGSGVGNVIWFIFSGLWLAIGHAVTGALLCITIIGIPLGLANFKLIPVSLWPLGRDIVPVDAAHPPLIAT; encoded by the coding sequence ATGCGACTACTGCTCAACATCTTGTGGCTCGTCGTCTCGGGCTTTTGGATGTTCCTCGGCTACATGGTCGCCGGAGCACTCTGGTGCATCACGATCATCGGCATCCCGTTCGGCATCGCGTCGTTCAGGATCGGCCTGTTCGCCCTCTGGCCGTTCGGGCGCACGGTCGTCACCAAGCCCACCGCCGGCGTCGGCTCTGGGGTCGGCAACGTCATCTGGTTCATCTTCTCGGGCTTGTGGCTCGCGATCGGGCACGCCGTGACCGGGGCTCTGCTCTGCATCACGATCATCGGCATCCCGCTGGGCCTGGCGAACTTCAAGCTGATCCCCGTCTCGCTGTGGCCCCTGGGTCGGGACATCGTCCCGGTGGACGCGGCTCATCCGCCGTTGATCGCCACCTGA
- a CDS encoding ABC transporter permease: MTVTRHTTRTTPPAALAGGVVGLVVLAVISTMVGVAEISWEILWVSRIPRTVALVLAGAALAVCGLLMQLLVRNRFVEPSTVGTTEAAGLGLIAITLLAPGAPLMVKMITAALFALAGTWLFLRVVRMMPVRETILVPLIGLMLGGVIAAMTTFLAFHHDLLQTLNSWMTGDFSGVLRGRYELLWLVAGLVVIAFLAADRFTVAGMGDTFSTNAGLDHRTVVAVGLTIVSVVSAVVVVTVGVIPFLGLVVPNIVSTLVGDNARRGLPWVAVLGSGLVLACDIVGRVVRYPYEIPVGTVMGVLGAGFFLFLLLRSAPRAD, from the coding sequence ATGACGGTCACCCGTCACACCACCCGCACCACCCCGCCGGCCGCACTGGCCGGCGGGGTCGTCGGGCTGGTCGTCCTGGCCGTGATCAGCACGATGGTGGGCGTCGCCGAGATCTCGTGGGAGATCCTCTGGGTCTCGCGGATCCCCCGCACCGTGGCGCTCGTACTCGCCGGCGCGGCCCTGGCCGTCTGCGGCCTGCTGATGCAGTTGCTGGTGCGCAACCGCTTCGTCGAGCCCTCCACCGTCGGCACCACCGAGGCCGCCGGCCTGGGACTGATCGCCATCACCCTCCTCGCTCCCGGCGCGCCACTGATGGTGAAGATGATCACCGCCGCGCTCTTCGCCCTGGCCGGCACCTGGTTGTTCCTGCGCGTCGTGCGGATGATGCCCGTGCGCGAGACGATCCTCGTGCCGTTGATCGGGCTGATGCTCGGTGGCGTGATCGCCGCGATGACGACCTTCCTGGCCTTCCACCACGACCTGCTCCAGACCCTCAACAGCTGGATGACCGGCGATTTCTCCGGCGTCTTGAGGGGCCGCTACGAGTTGCTCTGGCTGGTGGCCGGCCTGGTCGTGATCGCGTTCCTGGCGGCCGACCGTTTCACCGTCGCCGGCATGGGAGACACCTTCTCGACCAACGCCGGCCTCGACCACCGCACGGTCGTCGCGGTCGGCCTGACCATCGTCTCGGTCGTCAGCGCCGTCGTGGTGGTGACCGTCGGGGTCATCCCGTTCCTTGGCCTCGTCGTCCCGAACATCGTCAGCACGCTGGTCGGCGACAATGCCCGGCGCGGACTGCCCTGGGTGGCCGTCCTCGGCTCGGGCCTGGTCCTGGCCTGCGACATCGTCGGGCGGGTCGTGCGTTATCCCTACGAGATCCCCGTCGGCACCGTCATGGGCGTGCTGGGCGCGGGCTTCTTCCTGTTCCTGCTGTTGAGGAGTGCTCCCCGTGCCGACTGA
- a CDS encoding GNAT family N-acetyltransferase, whose protein sequence is MDEYTLIESAPDVTDYLHLRRASGLTPKSLEQARPAVAGGWAACHVRHSSGRTVAMGRVIGDGGWYFHIVDMAVLPDHQRRGLGDRVLSHLLDVIRRDAPPGAYVSLMADPPGRRLYERHGFVESAPHSVGMVLAPGT, encoded by the coding sequence ATGGACGAGTACACGCTGATCGAGTCGGCCCCCGACGTGACGGACTACCTCCACCTGCGGCGCGCGTCGGGGCTCACGCCCAAGTCGCTCGAGCAGGCCCGACCGGCGGTCGCGGGAGGGTGGGCCGCCTGCCATGTCCGGCACTCCAGTGGCCGGACGGTGGCGATGGGGCGCGTCATCGGCGACGGTGGCTGGTACTTCCACATCGTCGACATGGCCGTGCTGCCGGACCACCAGCGGCGAGGGCTCGGTGATCGTGTCCTCTCGCATCTGCTGGACGTGATCCGCCGGGACGCCCCTCCGGGTGCCTACGTCTCTCTGATGGCCGATCCGCCGGGGCGACGACTCTACGAGCGTCACGGCTTCGTCGAGAGTGCGCCGCACTCGGTCGGGATGGTGCTGGCCCCGGGGACCTGA
- a CDS encoding iron ABC transporter ATP-binding protein codes for MTLTPAADTRACVDTDHPAIRAEGVTKRYGRTVVVDDVHLDLPLGGVTALIGPNGAGKSTLLSIVGRLLTADGGRVTVTGLDVATTRSDELAKRMAVLRQENHLDIRLTVRDLVTFGRYPHSKGRPTADDLEHVEKALHYLDLDHLADRFLDQLSGGQRQRAFVAMVLCQDTDVVLLDEPLNNLDLRHAVSMMGRLRDAARELGRTVVVVVHDINVASCYADTIVAMRDGTVAACGSPADIMRPELLEEIYGLPVRVHELDGQLIATYYG; via the coding sequence ATGACCCTCACGCCCGCCGCCGACACTCGTGCCTGCGTCGACACCGACCACCCCGCCATCCGCGCCGAGGGGGTCACCAAGCGGTACGGCCGCACGGTCGTGGTCGACGACGTGCACCTGGACCTGCCGCTCGGCGGGGTCACCGCGCTGATCGGACCGAACGGCGCCGGGAAGTCGACCCTGCTCTCGATCGTGGGCCGGCTGCTGACCGCCGACGGAGGCCGCGTCACCGTCACCGGCCTCGACGTGGCCACCACCCGCAGCGACGAGCTGGCGAAGCGCATGGCGGTGCTGCGCCAGGAGAACCACCTCGACATCCGGCTCACCGTGCGCGACCTGGTCACCTTCGGCCGCTACCCGCACTCCAAGGGACGGCCCACGGCCGACGATCTCGAGCACGTCGAGAAGGCACTGCACTACCTGGATCTCGACCACCTCGCCGACCGCTTCCTCGACCAGCTCTCGGGCGGTCAGCGTCAGCGGGCGTTCGTGGCGATGGTGCTGTGCCAGGACACCGACGTCGTCCTGCTCGACGAGCCGCTCAACAACCTCGACCTGCGCCATGCCGTCTCGATGATGGGGCGCCTGCGCGACGCCGCGCGCGAACTGGGCCGGACCGTCGTGGTCGTCGTGCACGACATCAACGTGGCGTCCTGCTACGCCGACACGATCGTCGCGATGCGCGACGGCACCGTCGCTGCTTGCGGGTCTCCCGCCGACATCATGCGCCCCGAACTGCTGGAGGAGATCTACGGCCTGCCGGTCCGCGTGCACGAGCTCGACGGCCAGCTGATCGCCACCTATTACGGTTGA
- a CDS encoding siderophore ABC transporter substrate-binding protein: protein MSLRRRFAAVLTLPLLGLALSACGNENESASGGDTETITVTDALGDEEVPLNPKSVVVFDMGVLDTLDTLGVDAVTGVAKGGATPSYLKKYDGDDYVAVGDLFEPNLEAIPRAKPDLIIVGGRSASMHDTLEDTFEGVPVLDMSVDQNAYLDSSRKNILTLASIFEKEKQAEEILAGYDERIAAVKKQASSAGKGLVLLTSGGEVTAYSINSRFGFVHDVFGVPAATGELGDSESRHGEAVSFEFIRKVNPDLLYVVDRDSAIGEDGKSAEEILDNALVKKTNAWKNEKVTYVDAEAWYIVIGGLTSLGTLIDDVEKSLA, encoded by the coding sequence ATGTCCCTGCGCCGTCGCTTCGCGGCAGTTCTCACTCTTCCCCTCCTCGGCCTCGCGCTCAGCGCGTGCGGCAACGAGAACGAGTCCGCGTCCGGTGGTGACACCGAGACGATCACCGTGACCGATGCCCTCGGCGATGAAGAGGTCCCGCTCAACCCCAAGAGCGTCGTGGTCTTCGACATGGGCGTTCTCGACACGCTCGACACGCTCGGTGTCGACGCGGTCACGGGCGTCGCCAAGGGCGGCGCGACCCCCTCCTACCTGAAGAAGTACGACGGCGACGACTACGTCGCGGTCGGCGACCTCTTCGAGCCGAACCTCGAGGCCATCCCCCGCGCCAAGCCCGACCTGATCATCGTCGGCGGCCGCTCGGCCTCCATGCACGACACCCTCGAGGACACCTTCGAGGGCGTCCCCGTGCTGGACATGTCGGTCGACCAGAACGCCTACCTCGACAGCTCGCGCAAGAACATCCTCACCTTGGCCAGCATCTTCGAGAAGGAGAAGCAGGCCGAGGAGATCCTCGCCGGCTACGACGAGCGGATCGCCGCGGTCAAGAAGCAGGCGAGCAGCGCCGGCAAGGGCCTCGTCCTGCTGACGAGCGGCGGCGAGGTCACCGCCTACTCCATCAACTCGCGCTTCGGATTCGTGCACGACGTCTTCGGCGTCCCCGCCGCCACCGGCGAGCTGGGTGACAGCGAGTCCCGCCACGGCGAGGCCGTCTCCTTCGAGTTCATCCGCAAGGTCAACCCCGACCTGCTCTACGTCGTCGACCGCGACTCGGCCATCGGCGAGGACGGCAAGTCGGCCGAGGAGATCCTCGACAACGCCCTCGTGAAGAAGACCAACGCCTGGAAGAACGAGAAGGTCACCTACGTCGACGCGGAGGCCTGGTACATCGTCATCGGTGGCCTGACCAGCCTCGGCACCCTGATCGACGACGTCGAGAAGAGCCTGGCCTGA
- a CDS encoding 2'-5' RNA ligase family protein yields the protein MPDQALELSFEPSSDAAVVAQWEALKAAGIPSQADHRSMTNAPHLTLVAAVGIAPAVVDAARDAIGPFLPARIGVRGLVLFGQGPRVTIAHLIEPDPALAAATARIRELVPTGRHPVWTPHVTLARRVPRRLLPAALEVLESTEAPVELTCDRLRWWDPSQDLIEDLATT from the coding sequence GTGCCCGACCAAGCCCTCGAACTCAGCTTCGAGCCCTCGTCCGATGCTGCGGTCGTGGCCCAGTGGGAGGCGTTGAAGGCGGCCGGCATCCCGTCGCAGGCGGACCACCGGTCGATGACCAATGCGCCGCACCTCACGCTGGTGGCAGCCGTCGGGATCGCGCCGGCAGTGGTGGACGCCGCGCGCGACGCGATCGGACCGTTTTTGCCAGCACGCATCGGAGTGCGAGGACTCGTCCTGTTCGGCCAAGGCCCTCGCGTGACCATCGCCCACCTGATCGAGCCTGATCCGGCACTCGCGGCTGCCACGGCACGCATCCGCGAGCTGGTCCCGACCGGGCGGCATCCCGTCTGGACTCCGCACGTCACCTTGGCGCGACGTGTCCCCCGGCGCCTGCTGCCGGCTGCCCTCGAGGTCCTGGAGTCCACCGAGGCGCCGGTCGAGCTGACCTGCGACCGCCTCCGCTGGTGGGACCCGTCCCAGGACCTGATCGAGGACCTCGCGACCACGTGA
- a CDS encoding DUF429 domain-containing protein: MNHVTWGLDVSTNKKKTAAVAIDWSVPGEARVVDVRHPLEAIAIAPLIAEHRESTWAVDVPFGWPDLFVALMAKRHDQPLPDDDLPRPGDWSVWRTKQVAQRRTDRFLTEHPAIRTRPLPASFQMLGATAAMWVLVEAELLRLGVAVDRSGSDGTVCETYPAAALSAWEFGKSKLAWPALQSNFPFLTADQDLVSRFFKSDDVCDAVVCALVARARDLDLTIPPPGEDAAAARREGWIHVTCEPSERLANHEP; encoded by the coding sequence GTGAACCACGTGACCTGGGGCCTCGACGTCTCGACCAACAAGAAGAAGACCGCGGCCGTCGCCATCGACTGGTCAGTTCCAGGTGAGGCTCGGGTTGTCGACGTGCGTCACCCACTCGAAGCCATCGCCATCGCACCACTGATCGCTGAGCACCGGGAAAGCACCTGGGCCGTCGACGTCCCATTCGGATGGCCGGATCTGTTCGTCGCTCTGATGGCGAAACGGCACGACCAGCCTCTGCCCGATGATGACTTGCCTCGCCCGGGTGACTGGAGCGTCTGGCGCACCAAGCAGGTCGCCCAACGACGCACCGACCGGTTCCTCACGGAACATCCTGCGATCAGAACTCGTCCGCTCCCCGCGTCGTTCCAGATGCTCGGGGCGACCGCTGCCATGTGGGTGCTGGTTGAGGCAGAACTGCTTCGTCTCGGTGTCGCTGTCGATCGGTCCGGGTCGGACGGAACGGTGTGCGAGACCTATCCCGCAGCAGCGCTCTCGGCTTGGGAGTTCGGCAAGTCGAAGCTTGCGTGGCCCGCCTTGCAGTCGAACTTTCCGTTCCTGACCGCAGACCAGGATTTGGTCTCAAGGTTCTTCAAGAGCGACGACGTGTGCGACGCCGTAGTGTGTGCGCTCGTCGCACGAGCACGCGATCTCGACCTGACCATCCCCCCGCCTGGCGAAGACGCCGCTGCAGCGCGGAGGGAGGGCTGGATTCACGTCACGTGCGAGCCCAGCGAACGCTTGGCCAACCACGAGCCGTGA